The Paenibacillus macerans genome includes a window with the following:
- a CDS encoding serine/threonine protein kinase, whose protein sequence is MAFSETTSFKLNLPQGTRISGRWKGGRYVVQRLLGKGANGVVYLVKQEKNAKLYALKLGFDTLDIQSEINVLKALQRQRWRRGAAERDLAYLVEVDDFTYRGREIPFYVMRYVQGEPLSAFLARRGGRWLDVAGYNLLQQLRRLHGSGWVFGDLKPENVLVAAYGEVELIDYGGVTAIGHSVKQFTEWYDRGFWDAGSRSADPGYDLFSFAVVCIHLLAERPLKKAAIQLPQTRSRQDLLAIINSTPQLVPYRGWLQKAINGEFADTQEACRQWKELVSANFSPKRKARPSTPRWILGAFAVSLTLLACALYLTLRF, encoded by the coding sequence ATGGCATTCTCGGAGACTACGTCGTTTAAACTGAATCTGCCGCAAGGGACGCGCATCAGCGGCCGTTGGAAGGGCGGCCGTTATGTGGTCCAGCGTTTGCTGGGCAAAGGGGCGAATGGGGTCGTGTACCTGGTGAAGCAGGAGAAAAACGCGAAACTGTACGCCCTTAAGCTTGGTTTTGACACACTGGACATCCAATCGGAAATCAATGTGCTGAAAGCGCTGCAGCGCCAGCGGTGGCGGAGAGGGGCCGCAGAGCGTGATCTCGCTTATCTGGTCGAGGTGGACGACTTCACCTACCGGGGCAGGGAGATTCCGTTCTACGTGATGCGGTATGTGCAGGGGGAACCGCTTAGCGCTTTTCTGGCCCGCCGGGGAGGCCGGTGGCTGGACGTCGCCGGTTACAATTTGCTGCAGCAGCTAAGGCGGCTGCATGGGTCCGGTTGGGTGTTTGGCGATCTGAAACCGGAAAACGTCCTCGTCGCCGCCTACGGCGAGGTGGAACTGATCGATTACGGCGGTGTGACCGCCATCGGCCATAGCGTCAAGCAGTTTACCGAGTGGTATGACCGCGGTTTTTGGGATGCGGGGAGCCGGTCGGCGGATCCCGGATACGACCTGTTTTCATTTGCCGTCGTATGCATCCACCTGCTGGCCGAACGGCCGCTCAAAAAAGCGGCTATCCAGCTGCCGCAAACACGCAGCCGCCAAGATCTGCTGGCTATCATCAACAGTACGCCGCAGCTCGTCCCTTATCGCGGTTGGCTGCAAAAGGCGATCAACGGGGAGTTTGCGGATACACAGGAGGCGTGCCGGCAATGGAAAGAGCTGGTTTCGGCAAATTTCAGCCCCAAGCGAAAGGCGAGGCCGTCCACACCGCGCTGGATTCTGGGCGCGTTTGCCGTGTCGTTGACTTTGCTGGCCTGTGCGCTATATTTAACGCTGCGGTTTTGA
- a CDS encoding VWA domain-containing protein, producing the protein MKQIMLITDGCSNVGESPVMAAALAKQEGITVNVVGIVDYGTIGELGSVEIAEIAKAGGGMSRIVGTENLAQTMQMMTRKTVVQTIQQAVNKEIRQILGDQTVGDLPPETRSQVVEVIDELSESSPLQVALLIDASASMKPKLRAVEEAIRDMMLSLGARKGESRLAVFHFPGAHSGEDVVLDVDWTGDLGTARSIFQRLVMRGATPTGPAILKVMDFMRYGTLDGHGKSWREETDGSDGILGDYVV; encoded by the coding sequence ATGAAACAGATTATGCTGATTACCGACGGATGTTCCAATGTGGGGGAAAGTCCGGTGATGGCGGCGGCGCTGGCTAAGCAGGAAGGGATCACCGTCAACGTTGTCGGGATTGTCGATTACGGGACGATCGGGGAGCTCGGCAGCGTGGAGATCGCCGAAATCGCCAAGGCCGGCGGGGGCATGAGCCGGATTGTCGGCACGGAAAATTTGGCGCAAACGATGCAGATGATGACGCGAAAAACGGTGGTGCAAACGATCCAGCAGGCGGTCAATAAGGAGATTCGTCAGATTCTTGGCGATCAGACGGTGGGCGATTTGCCGCCGGAGACGCGCTCGCAAGTCGTCGAGGTGATCGACGAGCTCAGCGAGAGCAGCCCGCTGCAGGTCGCTTTGCTGATCGACGCCAGCGCCAGCATGAAGCCGAAGCTGCGCGCGGTGGAAGAGGCGATTCGCGATATGATGCTCAGCCTGGGCGCCAGAAAAGGGGAAAGCCGGCTGGCGGTGTTTCATTTTCCCGGAGCCCACAGCGGGGAAGATGTCGTTCTTGACGTGGATTGGACCGGCGATTTGGGGACGGCGCGGTCGATTTTCCAGCGTCTCGTCATGCGGGGGGCGACGCCAACCGGTCCGGCCATCTTGAAGGTGATGGATTTCATGCGATATGGTACACTGGATGGACATGGAAAGTCTTGGCGCGAGGAGACGGATGGAAGCGATGGCATTCTCGGAGACTACGTCGTTTAA
- a CDS encoding ABC transporter ATP-binding protein gives MAEPLLEVRHLKKYFPVKTGLLQRTTGQIKAVDDISITIRTGETFGLVGESGSGKSTVGRSIVRLTEKTDGEILFKGTDLYALPDAELRRLRPKLQMIFQDPYGSLNPRIRVGDAIGEALLDHGLLPKAEIRDRVLEVLASCGLSSYHIDRYPHEFSGGQRQRIGIARALILNPELMIADEPVSALDVSIQAQIINLFRKLQETRGLTYLFISHDLSVVEHLCTQVGVMYLGGLVETASRDELFRHPLHPYTKALLSAVPLPIPRTKRERIILKGDIPSPANPPSGCKFHPRCPFAAAECKERAPKFRDAGGGHFVACHLV, from the coding sequence ATGGCTGAGCCGCTGCTGGAGGTGCGGCATTTGAAAAAGTATTTTCCGGTGAAAACGGGGCTGCTGCAGCGGACGACCGGACAGATCAAGGCGGTGGACGACATCAGCATCACGATCCGGACCGGGGAAACGTTTGGCCTGGTCGGGGAATCGGGCAGCGGCAAAAGCACGGTCGGCCGCAGCATCGTCCGCCTGACGGAGAAAACGGACGGCGAGATCCTGTTCAAAGGCACCGACCTGTACGCCCTGCCTGACGCCGAACTGCGCCGGCTGCGTCCGAAGCTGCAGATGATTTTCCAGGATCCGTACGGCTCGCTGAATCCGCGTATCCGGGTGGGGGACGCGATCGGAGAGGCGCTGCTTGACCACGGGCTGCTCCCCAAGGCGGAAATCCGCGACCGCGTGCTCGAGGTGCTTGCTTCATGCGGCTTGTCCTCCTATCATATCGACCGCTATCCCCACGAATTCTCGGGCGGGCAGCGCCAGCGGATCGGGATCGCCCGGGCGCTGATCCTGAATCCCGAGCTGATGATCGCCGACGAGCCGGTTTCCGCGCTGGACGTGTCGATCCAGGCGCAGATCATCAATCTGTTCCGCAAACTGCAGGAGACCCGGGGCCTTACGTATCTGTTCATTTCCCACGATTTGAGCGTGGTCGAGCATCTCTGCACACAGGTCGGCGTGATGTACCTAGGCGGCCTGGTCGAAACGGCCTCGCGGGACGAATTGTTCCGCCATCCGCTGCACCCTTACACCAAAGCGCTGCTGTCCGCGGTGCCGCTGCCGATCCCGAGGACAAAGCGGGAGCGGATCATCTTGAAAGGGGATATACCGAGCCCGGCCAATCCGCCTTCCGGCTGCAAATTCCATCCGCGCTGCCCGTTTGCCGCCGCCGAATGCAAGGAGCGGGCGCCGAAATTCCGCGACGCCGGCGGGGGACATTTTGTGGCTTGTCACCTGGTCTGA